The Tolypothrix sp. NIES-4075 DNA window TTCGCACATTTAAAAATTCGTTCGGGAACCCTCAAAGACTTACCCAGACCTAATTTATCTCCAGAAGCTGTTTTACAACGCTTTATGAGTCATATTGGTTCAAACTTGTAGAGACGCGATTTATCGCGTCTTATTAAATCGATGGCAATTTTAGAGATTAAACCACAGATAAAGACCAATTAACACTGATAATAATCTGTCGTTTTTAATCATAATGTTAGATTCCCGTACAGACGTGATTAATTGCGTCTATAGAAGAAGACGCGATAAATCGCGTCTCTACAAGAAGATGTGATTAATTGCGTCTCTAGAAGAAGATGTGATAAATCGCGTCTCTACAATTCCTAACTTTTAACTTCCAATGATTTTACTCAATCCGGGTCCGGTTAATCTTAGCGATCGCGTCAGAAATGCGCTGTTGCGTCCTGATTTGTGTCACCGTGAAGTTGAATTTTCCCAACTTCAAAGCAGAATCCGCGAACAATTACTTCAAGTTTATCAGTTGGAGAGCGATCGCTTTGCCGCAGTTTTGCTCACCGGTTCCGGTACAGCAGCGATGGAAGCGATGGTAACAAGCTTAGTACCGCAAGACGGCAAGTTGCTGGTGATTGAAAACGGTGTGTATGGGGAACGAATCGCCAAAATTGCCAAAATATACAGGATTAATTACACTAGACTTCAGCATCCTTGGGGTGGGGAAATAGATATCAAAGCTTTGCTAGCAGTTTTAAATGAAAATGACGACGTAACCCACCTTGCCGTCGTCCATCACGAAACTACAACCGGTCGCTTGAATAACTTGGCTGAAGTTGCGGCAATTTGTCAGCAACGCAACATCCAACTTTTGGTAGATGCGGTTAGCAGTTTCGGTGCTGAAGAAATCAACTTTGCCGATTGGGGAATTACTGCTTGTGCTGCGACAGCGAATAAATGTCTGCATGGTGTTCCCGGAACCGCTTTTGTCATCGTGCGACGAGATGCACTGACAGCCACAGACACAATTCAGCGCACTTTATATTTAGATTTGGCAACTTA harbors:
- a CDS encoding 2-aminoethylphosphonate aminotransferase, which produces MILLNPGPVNLSDRVRNALLRPDLCHREVEFSQLQSRIREQLLQVYQLESDRFAAVLLTGSGTAAMEAMVTSLVPQDGKLLVIENGVYGERIAKIAKIYRINYTRLQHPWGGEIDIKALLAVLNENDDVTHLAVVHHETTTGRLNNLAEVAAICQQRNIQLLVDAVSSFGAEEINFADWGITACAATANKCLHGVPGTAFVIVRRDALTATDTIQRTLYLDLATYCQQQDRGGTPFTQSVQTFYALAEALQEMDEAGGWRARHAHYTKLANLVRNGLGEMGIEPLLPSENSSVVLSAYYLPEGFSYEEFHDKLKAQGYVIYSGQGDLAKSIFRVSTMGAITSADMERFLAVVKQII